The window AAGTTCCTGATTCCACACTGCCAAGAAAAGCCTCTAGTGAGGATTAGGTGCCCGTACCGCAAACCGACACAGGTAGGCGAGGAGAGAATCCTAAGGTGTGCGAGAGAACTCTCGTTAAGGAACTCGGCAAAATGACCCCGTAACTTCGGGAGAAGGGGTGCTTTTTAGGGTTCATAGCCCTGAAAAGCCGCAGTGAATAGGCCCAGGCGACTGTTTAGCAAAAACACAGGTCTCTGCGAAGCCGCAAGGCGAAGTATAGGGGCTGACGCCTGCCCGGTGCTGGAAGGTTAAGAGGAGAGGTTAGCCTTAAAAGCGAAGCTTTGAATTGAAGCCCCAGTAAACGGCGGCCGTAACTATAACGGTCCTAAGGTAGCGAAATTCCTTGTCGGGTAAGTTCCGACCCGCACGAAAGGCGTAACGATCTGGGCACTGTCTCAACGAGAGACTCGGTGAAATTATAGTACCTGTGAAGATGCAGGTTACCCGCGACAGGACGGAAAGACCCCGTGGAGCTTTACTGTAGCCTGATATTGAATTTTGGTACAGCTTGTACAGGATAGGTAGGAGCCTGAGAAGCCGGAGCGCCAGCTTCGGTGGAGGCGTCGGTGGGATACTACCCTGGCTGTATTGAACTTCTAACCCGCGCCCCTGATCGGGGCGGGAGACAGTGTCAGGTGGGCAGTTTGACTGGGGCGGTCGCCTCCTAAAAAGTAACGGAGGCGCCCAAAGGTTCCCTCAGAATGGTTGGAAATCATTCGTAGAGTGTAAAGGCACAAGGGAGCTTGACTGCGAGACCTACAAGTCGAGCAGGGACGAAAGTCGGGCTTAGTGATCCGGTGGTTCCGCATGGAAGGGCCATCGCTCAACGGATAAAAGCTACCCCGGGGATAACAGGCTTATCTCCCCCAAGAGTCCACATCGACGGGGAGGTTTGGCACCTCGATGTCGGCTCATCGCATCCTGGGGCTGTAGTCGGTCCCAAGGGTTGGGCTGTTCGCCCATTAAAGCGGTACGCGAGCTGGGTTCAGAACGTCGTGAGACAGTTCGGTCCCTATCCGTCGTGGGCGTAGGAAATTTGAGAGGAGCTGTCCTTAGTACGAGAGGACCGGGATGGACGCACCGCTGGTGTACCAGTTGTTCTGCCAAGAGCATCGCTGGGTAGCTATGTGCGGAAGGGATAAGTGCTGAAAGCATCTAAGCATGAAGCCCCCCTCGAGATGAGATTTCCCATAGCGTCAAGCTAGTAAGACCCCTGAAAGATGATCAGGTTGATAGGTTTGGGGTGGAAGCGTGGTGACACGTGGAGCTGACAAATACTAATCGGTCGAGGACTTAACCAAATCAAAAAGCGAAGGCGCCTTGCATAGGTGCCGTAGCTGGACATTATTTCAATGAACTTGTCTATTATCTAGTTTTGAGGGAATAAACCTTCAATAAAATAGTCTGGTAACAATGGCGAGAAGGTCACACCCGTTCCCATCCCGAACACGGAAGTTAAGCTTCTCAGCGCCGATGGTAGTTGGGGCAAGCGCCCCTGTGAGAGTAGGACGTTGCCAGGCTAGGTTCCTTTTATAAGTTATTAGGGGCATTGTGTTTGTCTAAATCTTTTTCTGGCCCCTTGGTCAAGCGGTTAAGACACCGCCCTTTCACGGCGGTAACACGGGTTCGAATCCCGTAGGGGTCACCATTTAGAAAATAGTAGTTAGCTGCTAGTAATTAGAAAAGAATAGTTAGAATCATAAGTTTTCCTATCTAACTAATCACTAACCAACTAACAACTGCATCAAACCCGGAGGATTAGCTCAGCTGGGAGAGCATCTGCCTTACAAGCAGAGGGTCGGCGGTTCGAGCCCGTCATCCTCCACCATGATTTTTTCACACAGTGAAAATAATCTTCCATATTGCCGGCCTAGCTCAATTGGTAGAGCAACTGACTTGTAATCAGTAGGTTGGGGGTTCAAGTCCTCTGGCCGGCACCATTTTTCATTAAACTTATATTAAGTTTGAGCCATTAGCTCAGTCGGTAGAGCATCTGACTTTTAATCAGAGGGTCGAAGGTTCGAGTCCTTCATGGCTCATCAAGTTATTTTACGTAAGTAAAATAATTAAAGTTTTTGTGCTAGCAGAATAACTTTCCATATGCGGGTGTGGCGGAATTGGCAGACGCACTAGACTTAGGATCTAGCGCCGCAAGGCGTGGGGGTTCGACTCCCTTCACCCGCACCAAAGTCTTTCTAGACATTAACCAACTAATAACTCACTAACTTATACGCGGAAGTAGTTCAGTGGTAGAACATCACCTTGCCAAGGTGGGGGTCGCGGGTTCGAATCCCGTCTTCCGCTCCAGAATGCTTTTTAAAAGAAAATGCGCCCGTAGCTCAATTGGATAGAGCGTCTGACTACGGATCAGAAGGTTATGGGTTCGACTCCTTTCGGGCGCGCCATTACTATAAATTTTGACAAGGGGCCTTAGCTCAGCTGGGAGAGCGCCTGCTTTGCACGCAGGAGGTCAGCGGTTCGATCCCGCTAGGCTCCACCATTTTTTTAAAACAATAAGCGAACGCTTTATATTATGGCGGTGTAGCTCAGCTGGCTAGAGCGTACGGTTCATACCCGTAAGGTCGGGGGTTCGATCCCCTCCGCCGCCATTATAAATATGAAGCATACAACGGAGGAATACCCAAGTCCGGCTGAAGGGATCGGTCTTGAAAACCGACAGGCGGGTTAAACCGCGCGGGGGTTCGAATCCCTCTTCCTCCGCCATTTTTTAAAAATGGTTCAATCATCATGAATATTTTCTATTATCGCGGGGTGGAGCAGTTCGGTAGCTCGTCGGGCTCATAACCCGAAGGTCGCAGGTTCAAATCCTGTCCCCGCAATAGTATTTCTAAGGAAACTTGGAAATACGCTGGTCCGGTAGTTCAGTTGGTTAGAATGCCTGCCTGTCACGCAGGAGGTCGCGGGTTCGAGTCCCGTCCGGACCGTTTATTTTTTTACAGGTATCTATGTTATATAAATAGAACCTTTTTTTTATGAGGCTCAGTAGCTCAGTCGGTAGAGCAATGGACTGAAAATCCATGTGTCGGCGGTTCGATTCCGTCCTGAGCCATCATATGGCGGCTGTGGCGAAGTGGTTAACGCATCGGATTGTGGTTCCGACATTCGTGGGTTCGATTCCCATCAGCCGCCCCATTTTTGGGCTATAGCCAAGCGGTAAGGCAACGGACTTTGACTCCGTCATTCGTAGGTTCGAATCCTGCTAGCCCAGCCATCTTTTGCGGGTGTAGTTTAGTGGTAAAACCACAGCCTTCCAAGCTGTTGTCGAGGGTTCGATTCCCTTCACCCGCTCCATAAATGGGCCTATAGCTCAGCTGGTTAGAGCGCACGCCTGATAAGCGTGAGGTCGATGGTTCGAGTCCATTTAGGCCCATCAAAGTTTTTTGCGGAAGCAAAATAACTCTCCTTTATTCCGCAGTAGCTCAGTGGTAGAGCTATCGGCTGTTAACCGATCGGTCGTAGGTTCGAATCCTACCTGCGGAGCCATTTTTAACAATTAATACATAATATAGTAGAGACCTAATTCATATATTTGGTCTCTTTTTTATTAAAAAAGCACAGTAGGGGCTAGATAACTGTTTGTTTAAAATTATCCAAAGTTAATCTAAATTACTTAAATTAAGCAAGTAAATATGTTGCACTTCATCTACAAAGGTGAGGTGTTTTTATTATGTTCACAATTAGAGAAGCGGCGGAAATGTTAGGAGTGGCAACATCTACGTTAAGAAGGTGGGAAAACGAAGGAAAAATTAAGTCCGTTCGTACAACAGGCAACCACCGTCGGTATACTGTTGAAGAATTATCTAAAATAAAAAAAGTGAAGCCATTAAATGAAAAAATAACCGTAGGTTATTGTCGCGTTTCTTCTTCTGATCAAAGAGAAGATTTGAAACGTCAGGTAGAACTGGTGAGTATGTATTGTACGGCAAAGGGGTACGGTTTCGAAATANGGATTTCAGCAAGATATCACCATTTTAACAAATACTACCAATTATTGAACGGTTTAATATTAAATATACTTCAGAGAAGTAGACTCGACAGTGGCATAGATTCTGTTAAAAAATAAAATCCGCGGATTTTGCCAACA of the Bacillus tuaregi genome contains:
- a CDS encoding MerR family DNA-binding transcriptional regulator: MFTIREAAEMLGVATSTLRRWENEGKIKSVRTTGNHRRYTVEELSKIKKVKPLNEKITVGYCRVSSSDQREDLKRQVELVSMYCTAKGYGFEIXISARYHHFNKYYQLLNGLILNILQRSRLDSGIDSVKK